The DNA region ACAGCTCTACTTGCTATGTCCTTAATGAATATCAACATGAAGCATAATGACAATCGTATCAAGAAGACGTTATACTATGCTGAATCAGGGATAGATCAAGTCTATGCCCGTGTAGGTAAGGTGGTGGAAGTCTCTATTTCCGATGCCATTGCAGATACGGATGATGATATTAAACACATCTTAAATGAGATTGATGCCATGTTGTTGGATGAAACCAACCTTCCACCTTATGTTGGCATTAATAGCAGCATCACTTATGTTGAAGAAGCACCAATTATAGAACTAAGAGACCTGATTGTACCTAGTGGTGCCATGTACATGCTAGATGCAGAGGCCCTTAAGGTATTGTCGGATCAAATATACAGACACCATTTTAGAAGTGCCATGAATAGTAATGGTTCTCAAAGCAACCTTATTGCTTTTTTGGATTCAGAGTTATTTGTCTACTTGGATAACAATACACCTGCTCAGAATAACTCTTCCATTAACATCAATACAGCCGCCATTACTGTTACGCCTTTTTCAGGTGTTGACACAACGTATCGTGTTGAAGGTATAGAATCAACATTTATACTTGGGGATCATACAGAAAAGAAAATATCCACAGATATCGTTGTTAGTGATCAAATCAAATCTTATCCCCTTAATACCATTGAAAAAAGAACCCTTTTACCGGACAACCCTATATGGCAAAAAGCTTTGGTCGCTAATGATGATATAGCCTTTAATGCAGGTGCTGTCGTGGATATTCACGGTGATATCTATGGTTATGGCAAGCTTCCGGTAGGGGATGCCATTCATAATCCGAAAAATTATGGTGGGATTATGGTGAATGGTACGAGTAGGGTTACAGTACATGGCAATATCTTTAGCCGTAGTTATGTGCAACTAACGGACGGTAGTTCTAGTAATGCCAGGTTAACCGTGAACAATGGCTTGGTTTATGCCAATAGCGTTGTGTTACAAGATGGCGCCAGTGGTCAAATGAACTTCAATGGCAATGTTTATACCAGTGATGATTTGGAACTAAACGGTACAGGTGGTACCATAGATATTAACGGTAGTTATTATGGTTACACCGATGGGAGTGGCACAGGTGTTACACATGATCTTAGTAGTGCCATTGTTATTAACGCGGATATGAATGGTGGATCGTCTTTATCCATTGATGGTGCTTTTAATCCTGTTGCCAGTACCAAAAATGACATTGACTTCCTAGAGAGTCATGAAGGGATTCTAATTGGAGGGACAGCTTATGTGGATGTACAACCTACCAGGTATCAGACAGCAGAAAGCGTATCACTAAAAGGCAATTTTGTGGCTTATACATGGGGGTTTGACCTTGAAACCATTGATCTTATGAAATCTATAGGAGATAGTTTTTTCAAGCAAGTGCCTTATGATTTTTATGCTGGTAGTGATGCTGTTCATGATGCTACTTTAGAAAGTAAGTTATTAAAAGACAATGTTTCCTGGCAGGCTATATATGGGTCGACCATCAGTTTGGCAAATGGTACGACACCACCATTCACACCATACGATTTGAAAGATCGAAAAGCTTATTTTGTAGCTTTTAAGCACTATATTGATGGCGATAGTAATACCTTTGTCAAAACCGGGCCTGGTGTCAACCTTCAGAAATATATCTATACAACAGGATTAAAGTTGGTTTATGATGCTACAGTGGGGGGCAATGACTTTTTGGACCTTACCCATCATAATGGCACCAATACAAACCAGGTCGGACAAGAAGGCTATGATAATCTAAGAATTAAGACAAGCTTAGATCATATCTATCAACTTCATATGCTACGTCATAGAAGTGATCCGGGGACGCCGGTCATTGACAATCCGGACGCAGACCCTTTGGTTCTACCAACCTACTATAATGTAAACGCCGTCCATAAGTATACCAAGATTGATACCATAGGTTCACTCAACCATAATAATGCACCTTATCCTACCGTACCTAGTGTGTTGAATGCAGCTCAAAACGCACTTGAGATTACTTATGTCAATGATGCAACCGCTCAACCACTACATATATATGCCGGTAGCTTAGGTTCAGAAAACCCTTCCATACATATACCAAGTGGTAGGGCTCAAGGTGTTATTGTACATAACGGTGATATTGTGATCCACGGTAATTTGGAATTTGCCGGACCTATTATATCTGGAGGATCCATAACCGCAACTGGTGGCACCCAGACCTATAAGAACAACACATTGGTCATAAAAAACTACTTGGCACAGAAGATTTACGAGGACAATGTCCTGTATAACTTGTTTAATGTCGTGGACCGAAGTGGACCAGGGTCCGCGCCGGTATTCTTAGAAGAGATTGAATTTGTTGACTTTGATCAGACGACAACCTTAGATCCCAACAATAACAGCCCTTATAGATACAGTGATTTGATGGGTTTTGAATTCTGGAAAGTTGAAGAATAGGTGATAAAGATGTGTGTAAAATGTTTGAACACAATCAGAAGACAAGAGGGTTATACCCTTATTGAGATGATTATTGTCATGGCCTTACTCGCCATTGCCATTGGTCTTTCCGGCTTTGGGTTAAATACATTGTACACCAACAACATCAACACTTATTCAAATCAACTGATTAGTGAAATTAAGTTGGTTCAAACAAAAGAGATGGCTTCTAAGGATAAAGACTATAGATTGACTTTGGCTTATGATTCAACCCTAGAACAATATATCGGAACCACTTTGGTACGTATGGGACCAACAGGAACATATTCGACTTTAAAAACCATCAAATTCCCAAAAAAAGTAGCTATAAAAAAATGGGATGGTACGCATTATGTGGATATTCTACCACCCAGTCATACTTTAGTCAGTTTTGAATTTGATACGACTTCCGGCCAAGTTAAGAATACGGCCAATGGTGACGGCAAGTATCAAATCAGTTCAACGTCGTCAAGTCGGGTGATTGAATTTGAGGTGATTAAGCAAAACGGAAGGGTGGTTATGGATGACTAGCGACAAAGGATTTACGACCATTGAGCTTATTTTGGCCATTGCCATAGCCGGTATCATTATGGGGGCTGTCGGTACGTTTTTGAATTTTAATCTAAAAGGTTTTAATGCAACGAAAGAGATCATAGACATTCAATATGAAGCACAGTTGGCTATGAATCAGATTACGGCCATAGCCAAAGAATCAAAAGGCATTGAAGACATCTTTGATCAAGCTGGTAATTCTAGGATAGATTCTCCTGATCTTCTTATTAATCCAAGTAAGATCATTTTTCATCAAGAAGATCCTATAGAAGGCACGATTGAATTTGAAATAGACTTTGATCCAAGTACGAGGGTTCTAACATGCACCATCACTTTGCCTGACGGATCGTCTCAAAGCTATCCTATGGCCAGTCGTATTGAAGCACTTAGTGTAGCACCCACCA from Petrocella atlantisensis includes:
- a CDS encoding prepilin-type N-terminal cleavage/methylation domain-containing protein, which gives rise to MTSDKGFTTIELILAIAIAGIIMGAVGTFLNFNLKGFNATKEIIDIQYEAQLAMNQITAIAKESKGIEDIFDQAGNSRIDSPDLLINPSKIIFHQEDPIEGTIEFEIDFDPSTRVLTCTITLPDGSSQSYPMASRIEALSVAPTNDVDFEYTKSIQIFLDMTDGDANMSTQSQVKFRNFEK
- a CDS encoding pilus assembly FimT family protein — encoded protein: MCVKCLNTIRRQEGYTLIEMIIVMALLAIAIGLSGFGLNTLYTNNINTYSNQLISEIKLVQTKEMASKDKDYRLTLAYDSTLEQYIGTTLVRMGPTGTYSTLKTIKFPKKVAIKKWDGTHYVDILPPSHTLVSFEFDTTSGQVKNTANGDGKYQISSTSSSRVIEFEVIKQNGRVVMDD
- a CDS encoding type II secretion system protein — protein: MRLWDKLNNQKGSTLLFVVITVAILSMLGTALLAMSLMNINMKHNDNRIKKTLYYAESGIDQVYARVGKVVEVSISDAIADTDDDIKHILNEIDAMLLDETNLPPYVGINSSITYVEEAPIIELRDLIVPSGAMYMLDAEALKVLSDQIYRHHFRSAMNSNGSQSNLIAFLDSELFVYLDNNTPAQNNSSININTAAITVTPFSGVDTTYRVEGIESTFILGDHTEKKISTDIVVSDQIKSYPLNTIEKRTLLPDNPIWQKALVANDDIAFNAGAVVDIHGDIYGYGKLPVGDAIHNPKNYGGIMVNGTSRVTVHGNIFSRSYVQLTDGSSSNARLTVNNGLVYANSVVLQDGASGQMNFNGNVYTSDDLELNGTGGTIDINGSYYGYTDGSGTGVTHDLSSAIVINADMNGGSSLSIDGAFNPVASTKNDIDFLESHEGILIGGTAYVDVQPTRYQTAESVSLKGNFVAYTWGFDLETIDLMKSIGDSFFKQVPYDFYAGSDAVHDATLESKLLKDNVSWQAIYGSTISLANGTTPPFTPYDLKDRKAYFVAFKHYIDGDSNTFVKTGPGVNLQKYIYTTGLKLVYDATVGGNDFLDLTHHNGTNTNQVGQEGYDNLRIKTSLDHIYQLHMLRHRSDPGTPVIDNPDADPLVLPTYYNVNAVHKYTKIDTIGSLNHNNAPYPTVPSVLNAAQNALEITYVNDATAQPLHIYAGSLGSENPSIHIPSGRAQGVIVHNGDIVIHGNLEFAGPIISGGSITATGGTQTYKNNTLVIKNYLAQKIYEDNVLYNLFNVVDRSGPGSAPVFLEEIEFVDFDQTTTLDPNNNSPYRYSDLMGFEFWKVEE